A single Aggregatilinea lenta DNA region contains:
- the thrS gene encoding threonine--tRNA ligase: protein MERYQDSKLYRIRHTASHVMAQAMLEKFPEAKIAIGPPIEDGFYYDFDLPRPLTEEDVVEVEQRMREIIREGHDLVCRDVSADEARALFKDQPYKLELIDGLEHGGEDEYGEKTFEPIKITTYRQDTFEDLCRGPHVANTKEINPDALNITFKAPAGAYWRGDEHRQMLTRIYGTAWETPEQLQEYLDLLEEAKKRDHRVLGPKLGLFVIEPLVGKGLPLWKPKGATVRETLERFLRQAQSDRGYEPVVTPHIGRLELYRTSGHYPYYKDSQFTPIDVEGEEYLLKPMNCPHHIMIYKSEMHSYRDLPIRYAEFGTVYRYEKSGELTGLTRVRGFTVDDSHLFVTPEQLQDEFIEVVKLIQYVFGSLGLNDFRARVGTRDPESDKYAGSDEIWEKSTEAIIQACETLGLNYTVEAGEAAFYGPKLDFIFRDVLKREWQLGTVQVDYNLPERFELEYVGDDNERHRPVMIHRAPFGSLERFVAILIEHYNGAFPAWLAPVQAVLIPIADRHVPYAQEVADMLKAEGLRVTVDNSQGRMGAKVREASQQRIPWLLVVGDRDIEKSAVSVRLRTGEDLGAIHVAEFINQAKLIVDSKSTELA from the coding sequence ATGGAACGCTATCAGGACAGCAAGCTCTATCGCATCCGGCATACGGCGTCGCACGTCATGGCGCAGGCCATGCTGGAAAAATTTCCCGAAGCGAAGATCGCCATCGGGCCGCCCATCGAGGACGGATTCTACTACGATTTCGACTTGCCCCGCCCGCTGACCGAAGAGGACGTGGTTGAGGTCGAACAGCGCATGCGCGAGATCATTCGCGAAGGGCACGATCTTGTCTGCCGCGACGTCAGCGCCGACGAAGCGCGCGCCCTTTTCAAGGACCAGCCCTACAAGCTGGAACTGATCGATGGGCTGGAACATGGCGGCGAAGACGAGTACGGCGAAAAGACCTTCGAACCGATCAAGATCACGACCTACCGCCAGGATACCTTCGAGGACCTGTGCCGGGGGCCGCACGTCGCCAACACGAAGGAAATCAACCCCGATGCGCTGAACATCACCTTCAAGGCGCCGGCGGGCGCGTACTGGCGCGGCGACGAGCACCGCCAGATGCTGACCCGCATCTACGGCACGGCCTGGGAGACGCCTGAGCAGCTTCAGGAATACCTGGACCTGCTCGAAGAAGCTAAGAAGCGCGATCACCGCGTGCTCGGCCCGAAGCTGGGCCTGTTCGTGATCGAGCCGCTGGTGGGCAAGGGGCTGCCGCTGTGGAAGCCCAAGGGCGCCACAGTGCGCGAAACGCTGGAGCGCTTCCTGCGGCAGGCACAGTCGGACCGGGGCTACGAGCCGGTGGTGACGCCGCACATCGGGCGGCTGGAGCTGTACCGCACGTCCGGGCACTATCCGTATTATAAGGACAGCCAGTTCACGCCCATCGACGTGGAAGGCGAAGAGTACCTGCTCAAGCCGATGAACTGCCCGCACCACATCATGATCTACAAGAGCGAGATGCACTCCTACCGCGACCTGCCGATCCGCTACGCGGAATTCGGCACGGTTTACCGCTACGAAAAGAGCGGCGAGCTGACGGGCCTGACCCGTGTGCGCGGCTTCACCGTGGACGACTCGCACCTGTTCGTGACGCCGGAGCAGCTTCAGGACGAATTCATCGAGGTCGTCAAGCTGATCCAGTACGTGTTTGGCAGCCTGGGCCTGAACGACTTCCGCGCGCGTGTCGGCACGCGTGACCCGGAGTCGGACAAGTATGCAGGCTCGGACGAGATCTGGGAGAAATCGACCGAGGCGATCATCCAGGCGTGCGAGACGCTCGGCCTGAACTACACGGTCGAAGCGGGCGAAGCGGCCTTCTATGGCCCCAAGCTCGACTTCATCTTCCGCGACGTGCTCAAGCGCGAATGGCAGCTCGGCACGGTGCAGGTGGACTATAACCTGCCGGAGCGCTTCGAGCTGGAATACGTGGGCGATGACAACGAGCGTCACCGTCCGGTGATGATCCACCGCGCGCCGTTTGGCTCGCTGGAGCGCTTCGTCGCCATCCTGATCGAGCACTACAACGGCGCGTTCCCGGCGTGGCTGGCTCCCGTGCAGGCCGTGCTGATCCCCATCGCGGACCGGCACGTGCCCTACGCGCAGGAAGTCGCGGACATGCTGAAGGCCGAGGGCCTGCGTGTGACCGTGGACAACTCGCAGGGGCGCATGGGCGCGAAGGTGCGCGAAGCCTCGCAGCAGCGCATCCCCTGGCTGCTGGTCGTGGGCGACCGCGACATCGAAAAGAGCGCGGTCAGTGTACGCCTGCGCACGGGCGAAGACCTGGGCGCGATCCACGTGGCCGAGTTCATCAACCAGGCCAAGCTGATCGTGGACAGCAAGTCCACCGAACTGGCGTAA